One window of Streptococcus suis genomic DNA carries:
- a CDS encoding pullulanase, whose amino-acid sequence MNRKRLRLVKKSPMFEKKVIFGIRKFTIGVASVGIATAFLMSGPGQTVHAEEVATPVEAIITDVSEQPVETVEPAPVAETTPTALDTAPSSEETVTESTSNSTGVSETVETPAVTEVVETVDNASAEPLATTETAVAERAAAETATLSTPAETPIEEGSIRLHFENVDETAPESQGLWTWGGVAEPSDGNQWPTDTANFSSSQVDDYGHYVDIKKSETPGTIGYLVLKNGEKITESDQKVELLVPEQNEAWVASDYSVSSYEPLKDENVLRINYTREDNNYEGWGVWTWGDTTEASDGWPTGALDFKLGKYGAHVDIPLSNGLDSKLGFLLINQNNPDLAGNKTIDLAFADRKRHSQIFLRNGDDKVYTNPYFIEEKVELDTSKATPGTKNVTLEASSKAPFNYNESGLVSVTVTNPENAEIVKMEVDTSAIGGGLVPISTELNRVTIKATSSTAPGTYSLPVKVYDKDNGYYETKLDVTITERIKADGEKDWDEQVIYFMMTDRFYNGDTSNDKLVEGTASNPRGLYQGGDFKGVTAKLDYLKELGVDSIWLTPIVENIPQNVGSATDGEYYAYHGYWASNFEKLNPHLGSLADFHELIDAAAEKGISIVVDVVLNHAGYGTEETFAGMVRTKEEDKQGDDQLGSLSGLPDFKTEEAAVRNQLVAWQASWLERSTTAKGNSIYAFRVDTVKHVDDTTWQHFKNELVDRDPDFHLIGETWGANYKDTKGDLGIGTMDSLLDFGFKDIAKYLVNGQLKAAGKELEERSKVLTSAASLGQFLGSHDEDGFLYSLGGAEKEGNLDKLKLAASLLITAKGQPVIYYGEEVGQSGQNNWPVYGNRYDFDWSKVETSDITDHYQKLLAFRNANSTLLSRGDTSTLAGNDSQGWLISKRSYQDQAAYLVFSTNTESKEMALEVSGKDVVVTDAYTGKTYQAIEKDGKWVVQVELPTIGQGGTMLLQTQAGDIVNASVQGATEEPIEAGYFRVHFKTLPSDNVSSLGLWTWDDVEKPSSDLGAWPTGATNFSTAKQDDYGYYLDIKMKDETASKISLLINNTSGENITGDKVIERISTKMNEAWFDENYQLSLYQPLKEGYIRINYFRTDGDYDQKGLWIWGDVTDVTLGDWPNGIDFENQGKYGAYIDVKLTDLPSSIGFLLLDESKSGDDVKIQQKDYSFKDLKNQTQIFLKDDDATIYTNPYFVNNVRVTGVSHVSLTALEAAFTTLEGADKESILEKLSVTDKNGQTVNVTDLVLDATSNKVRVLGDFNQENAGYTLKYGNDSFTTTMSWQLKDELYAYDGELGARVSQAGSVVDMTLWSPSADSVAVVLYDKDDQSKVVGTLAMTKGDKGQWDLELNGQSGLGITDYRGYYYHYEITRGDQSVLVLDPYAKSLAEWNSDLADTDPSYRIAKAAIVDPAEVGPSDLNYATIPNFNQREDAIIYEAHVRDFTSDPAISDELTAQFGTFAAFAELLSYLKELGVTHIQLLPVMSYYFVNELKNAERMSEYASSNSNYNWGYDPQSYFAFTGMYSTDPTDPMKRIEEFKNLVNEIHKQGMGVILDVVYNHTSKTFLFEDLEPNYYHFMEADGTAKSSFGGGRLGTTHYMSRRVLVDSIKYLVDEFKVDGFRFDMMGDHDAEAIELAFTEAQKLNPNIIMLGEGWRTFTGDANQPVQPADQDWMSSTDTVAVFSDEIRNTLKSGYPNEGQPAFITGGAKSVESVFNNIKAQPGNFLADDPGDVIQYIAAHDNLTLFDIIAQSIKKDPSVAENYTEIHQRQRLGNLLVLTAQGTPFIHSGQEYGRTKQFRHPDYKNPVTEDKVPNKAHLLTNADGTPFDYPYYIHDSYDSSDAVNKFDWTKATDEALYPENTRTQAFTKGLIALRKSTDAFRLGTKEEVEQKVSLISIPGQNGIAKNDVVIAYQTIASNGDRYAVFVNADSKERSFVLSDSYKDLLQGQVLVDGERAGVEALSDLVGVELTDSAVVLAPLTATVIRLPYIITEVPDTAPTAEEKPTLDFTTKERTEESVLPIAEEVRYDATLAKGQSYVLQEGKAGKRVLVYQDVLVDGKVIATNLLSETVVDGEERIVVEGSMEAKDVVEKPSLSTPTAQASEQTTSASNKESLPATGDRQSDLALLGLGLAGLGLTVAAQGRNKKLEE is encoded by the coding sequence TCCGTCGGTATAGCGACAGCCTTTTTAATGTCTGGACCTGGTCAAACAGTTCATGCTGAGGAAGTGGCTACTCCTGTGGAAGCTATTATAACCGATGTTTCTGAGCAGCCTGTCGAAACAGTTGAGCCAGCCCCAGTTGCAGAGACTACGCCTACAGCCTTGGATACAGCACCAAGTTCAGAAGAAACGGTGACTGAGTCTACATCAAATTCAACTGGAGTATCAGAAACAGTTGAGACTCCAGCAGTAACGGAGGTTGTTGAAACAGTAGATAATGCATCAGCAGAACCGCTGGCAACTACTGAAACAGCTGTGGCAGAAAGAGCTGCAGCAGAAACAGCTACATTATCCACCCCGGCAGAAACCCCTATCGAAGAAGGCAGCATTCGTCTGCACTTTGAAAATGTAGATGAAACAGCACCAGAAAGTCAAGGACTTTGGACTTGGGGTGGAGTGGCAGAGCCGTCCGATGGTAATCAATGGCCAACGGATACAGCGAACTTTTCAAGCAGTCAGGTAGATGACTACGGCCATTACGTTGATATTAAAAAATCTGAGACACCAGGAACGATTGGCTACCTGGTTCTCAAGAATGGGGAAAAAATAACAGAATCGGACCAAAAAGTGGAGCTACTGGTCCCAGAGCAGAATGAAGCTTGGGTTGCGAGCGATTATAGCGTGTCTAGCTATGAGCCGCTCAAAGATGAAAATGTCCTCCGTATCAATTACACACGTGAAGACAACAATTATGAAGGTTGGGGCGTTTGGACTTGGGGGGATACGACTGAAGCGAGTGATGGCTGGCCAACGGGCGCCCTTGACTTTAAACTTGGCAAATACGGTGCCCATGTTGACATTCCTCTATCGAATGGTTTAGATTCCAAGCTTGGATTTCTGCTAATCAATCAGAATAATCCAGATTTGGCAGGTAATAAAACAATTGATTTAGCCTTTGCTGACCGTAAACGGCATAGCCAAATTTTCCTTCGAAACGGTGACGATAAAGTCTATACCAATCCATATTTTATCGAAGAGAAAGTAGAACTCGATACCAGCAAAGCTACGCCGGGTACAAAAAATGTGACACTTGAGGCTAGTAGCAAAGCACCATTCAACTACAATGAAAGTGGCTTGGTATCTGTAACTGTCACTAACCCTGAAAATGCTGAGATTGTCAAAATGGAAGTCGATACAAGTGCCATCGGTGGAGGTCTTGTTCCAATCTCTACTGAGCTCAATCGTGTGACCATTAAAGCGACGTCTAGCACAGCGCCAGGGACATATAGTCTTCCTGTAAAGGTCTATGACAAGGACAACGGTTACTACGAAACAAAATTAGATGTGACCATTACAGAGCGTATCAAGGCAGATGGTGAAAAAGACTGGGACGAGCAAGTTATCTACTTTATGATGACAGACCGTTTCTATAATGGAGACACCAGCAATGATAAGCTAGTGGAAGGAACAGCCTCCAACCCACGCGGTCTTTACCAGGGCGGTGACTTCAAAGGAGTGACAGCCAAGCTGGATTACTTGAAAGAATTGGGTGTGGATTCTATCTGGTTGACTCCGATTGTGGAAAATATTCCACAGAATGTTGGTAGCGCAACAGATGGAGAGTACTATGCTTACCATGGTTATTGGGCATCCAATTTTGAGAAACTAAATCCGCATTTGGGAAGTTTAGCCGATTTCCACGAATTGATTGATGCTGCGGCAGAAAAAGGAATAAGCATTGTTGTCGATGTGGTTCTTAACCATGCTGGCTATGGTACAGAAGAAACCTTTGCAGGTATGGTACGAACTAAGGAAGAAGATAAGCAGGGAGATGACCAATTAGGCTCATTATCTGGATTACCAGACTTCAAGACAGAAGAAGCAGCTGTTCGCAATCAGTTGGTTGCTTGGCAGGCATCTTGGTTGGAACGCTCAACAACTGCCAAGGGCAACTCTATCTATGCTTTCCGTGTCGATACAGTCAAACACGTTGATGATACCACATGGCAGCATTTCAAAAATGAATTGGTGGATAGAGACCCTGACTTCCACTTGATTGGGGAAACTTGGGGAGCAAATTATAAGGATACCAAGGGTGACTTGGGAATCGGTACTATGGATAGTTTGTTGGACTTTGGCTTCAAGGATATTGCTAAATATCTGGTCAATGGTCAACTAAAAGCAGCTGGAAAAGAGCTGGAAGAACGTAGCAAGGTTCTGACTAGTGCAGCTTCTCTGGGTCAGTTCTTGGGTAGTCATGACGAAGATGGTTTCCTCTATAGTCTCGGTGGCGCAGAAAAAGAAGGAAATCTGGACAAACTGAAATTGGCTGCTAGTCTTTTGATTACTGCTAAAGGTCAGCCAGTCATCTACTACGGTGAAGAAGTGGGGCAATCTGGACAAAACAACTGGCCAGTTTATGGTAACCGGTACGATTTCGATTGGAGCAAGGTAGAGACTAGCGACATCACAGACCACTATCAGAAATTGCTGGCTTTCCGCAATGCCAATTCAACATTGCTCTCACGTGGTGATACAAGCACACTTGCTGGAAATGATAGCCAAGGTTGGCTTATCAGCAAACGCAGTTACCAAGATCAAGCTGCCTATCTTGTCTTCTCAACCAATACCGAGAGCAAGGAAATGGCGCTTGAAGTATCTGGTAAGGATGTGGTTGTCACAGATGCCTACACAGGAAAAACGTATCAAGCTATCGAGAAAGACGGTAAATGGGTTGTTCAAGTCGAACTTCCAACAATCGGTCAAGGTGGCACCATGCTCCTTCAGACTCAAGCAGGAGACATCGTCAATGCAAGTGTGCAAGGAGCGACTGAAGAGCCAATTGAAGCAGGCTACTTCCGTGTTCACTTTAAAACTCTACCATCTGATAATGTATCTAGCCTAGGTTTATGGACATGGGATGATGTCGAAAAACCATCGTCAGATCTTGGTGCTTGGCCAACAGGTGCAACCAATTTCAGTACTGCTAAGCAGGATGATTATGGATATTATCTTGATATCAAGATGAAAGATGAAACAGCCAGCAAAATCAGTCTTCTGATTAATAATACATCTGGGGAAAATATAACCGGCGATAAAGTTATTGAGCGAATTAGCACCAAGATGAATGAAGCTTGGTTTGATGAGAATTATCAACTCAGCCTCTATCAACCACTTAAAGAAGGTTATATTCGGATTAATTATTTCCGTACAGATGGCGATTATGACCAAAAAGGTCTCTGGATCTGGGGTGATGTGACTGACGTTACCTTGGGTGACTGGCCAAATGGTATTGATTTTGAAAACCAAGGCAAGTATGGTGCCTATATCGATGTCAAATTGACAGATTTACCAAGTTCCATTGGCTTCTTACTATTGGATGAAAGCAAGTCAGGAGATGATGTGAAGATTCAACAGAAAGATTATAGCTTTAAAGATTTGAAAAATCAGACACAAATCTTCCTCAAAGATGATGATGCGACTATTTACACCAACCCTTATTTTGTCAATAATGTCCGTGTAACAGGCGTTTCCCATGTTAGCCTAACAGCTCTAGAAGCAGCATTTACAACGCTTGAAGGTGCTGATAAGGAAAGTATTTTAGAAAAATTGTCTGTAACAGATAAAAATGGCCAGACAGTGAATGTGACGGATCTTGTCTTGGATGCTACTAGCAACAAGGTACGAGTCCTTGGGGATTTCAACCAAGAAAATGCGGGCTATACCCTCAAATATGGCAATGATAGCTTCACAACAACTATGAGCTGGCAATTGAAGGATGAGCTCTATGCTTATGATGGAGAACTTGGTGCGCGTGTGAGTCAGGCTGGTAGTGTCGTTGATATGACTCTCTGGTCTCCAAGTGCAGACAGTGTAGCAGTTGTTCTTTATGATAAGGATGACCAGTCTAAGGTGGTCGGTACATTAGCTATGACCAAGGGCGATAAAGGACAATGGGATCTTGAATTGAATGGTCAATCAGGTCTTGGTATCACAGATTATCGTGGTTACTATTACCATTATGAAATCACTCGTGGGGATCAATCTGTTCTTGTTTTAGATCCATATGCTAAGTCTTTAGCGGAGTGGAATAGTGATTTAGCAGATACAGATCCATCTTATCGGATTGCAAAAGCTGCGATTGTGGATCCAGCAGAAGTTGGTCCAAGTGATTTGAACTATGCCACAATTCCTAACTTCAATCAGCGTGAAGATGCCATTATCTATGAGGCTCATGTCCGTGACTTTACATCCGATCCTGCTATTTCTGATGAATTGACTGCTCAGTTTGGTACTTTTGCGGCCTTTGCAGAACTTCTCAGCTACCTAAAAGAACTGGGTGTGACCCATATTCAACTGCTCCCAGTTATGAGTTACTATTTTGTCAATGAATTGAAAAATGCAGAGCGGATGAGTGAGTACGCGTCAAGCAACAGTAACTACAACTGGGGTTATGATCCACAGAGCTACTTTGCCTTTACAGGTATGTATTCTACAGATCCGACGGATCCAATGAAACGCATCGAAGAGTTCAAAAACCTGGTCAATGAAATTCACAAACAAGGCATGGGTGTGATTTTGGATGTGGTGTATAACCATACTTCTAAGACTTTCTTGTTTGAAGATTTAGAGCCAAACTATTACCACTTCATGGAGGCAGATGGTACGGCTAAATCAAGCTTTGGTGGTGGTCGTCTCGGAACTACTCACTACATGAGTCGCCGTGTCCTCGTTGATTCTATCAAGTATCTTGTGGACGAGTTTAAGGTAGATGGTTTCCGCTTTGATATGATGGGTGACCATGATGCCGAAGCGATTGAGCTGGCCTTTACCGAGGCACAAAAACTCAATCCAAACATCATTATGCTTGGTGAAGGTTGGAGAACCTTTACAGGCGACGCCAATCAGCCTGTTCAGCCAGCGGACCAAGACTGGATGAGTTCAACAGATACGGTTGCGGTATTCTCAGATGAAATTCGCAATACACTTAAATCTGGTTATCCAAACGAAGGTCAGCCAGCCTTTATCACAGGCGGTGCTAAGAGTGTAGAATCTGTCTTCAATAACATCAAGGCACAACCAGGCAACTTCTTGGCAGACGATCCAGGTGATGTGATCCAATATATTGCTGCGCATGATAACTTGACCCTATTTGATATCATTGCTCAGTCCATCAAGAAGGATCCGTCAGTTGCTGAAAACTATACTGAAATTCACCAACGTCAACGTTTGGGTAACTTGCTAGTCTTGACTGCTCAAGGGACACCGTTTATCCATTCTGGTCAGGAGTATGGACGGACCAAACAGTTCCGCCATCCTGATTACAAGAACCCAGTTACAGAGGACAAGGTACCAAACAAGGCGCATTTGTTGACCAATGCAGATGGAACGCCATTTGACTATCCATACTACATTCATGACTCTTACGATTCATCTGATGCAGTCAACAAGTTTGACTGGACCAAAGCGACAGATGAGGCGCTCTATCCAGAGAATACCCGTACTCAGGCCTTTACAAAAGGATTGATTGCCTTGCGCAAATCTACAGATGCCTTCCGTTTGGGAACAAAAGAAGAAGTTGAACAGAAGGTTAGCTTGATTTCAATTCCAGGTCAAAATGGCATTGCCAAAAATGATGTGGTTATTGCCTATCAAACCATTGCAAGCAATGGGGACCGCTATGCTGTCTTTGTTAACGCAGACAGCAAGGAGCGTAGTTTTGTTCTTTCAGATAGTTACAAAGACTTACTGCAGGGTCAAGTACTGGTTGACGGTGAACGTGCAGGTGTAGAAGCATTGTCTGATTTAGTGGGTGTTGAATTGACTGATAGCGCAGTTGTTCTTGCACCTTTGACAGCAACAGTGATTCGTTTGCCTTATATCATTACAGAAGTTCCAGATACAGCACCTACTGCTGAAGAAAAACCAACCCTAGACTTTACTACGAAAGAACGTACAGAAGAATCTGTCCTTCCGATTGCAGAGGAAGTTCGCTATGATGCAACTCTCGCAAAAGGTCAATCTTATGTGCTTCAAGAAGGTAAGGCAGGTAAGAGAGTCTTGGTTTATCAAGATGTCTTGGTTGACGGCAAGGTGATTGCTACTAACTTGTTATCTGAAACAGTAGTAGATGGTGAGGAGCGGATTGTTGTTGAGGGTAGTATGGAGGCTAAGGATGTGGTAGAAAAACCAAGTCTTTCTACTCCAACAGCTCAAGCGTCTGAACAAACCACAAGTGCATCAAACAAAGAAAGCCTACCAGCTACAGGTGACCGACAAAGTGATTTGGCACTTCTAGGCCTCGGACTTGCTGGACTTGGTTTGACAGTTGCTGCACAAGGAAGAAACAAAAAATTAGAAGAATAG